The proteins below are encoded in one region of Telopea speciosissima isolate NSW1024214 ecotype Mountain lineage chromosome 10, Tspe_v1, whole genome shotgun sequence:
- the LOC122642258 gene encoding uncharacterized protein LOC122642258 — MGNPNSPPSIQHFSHPHPLELQLSNPNQATMNVMVSCSGCKFNASDTFYICKPCNYILHISCSKMAQHITHPSDPKHTLSLLPIPAYPDGIFNCNACGRSGNGFSYHCQACNIDIHTLCALMPLSINHQFHHHPLTLTFSPPYQCKSFSCDICQQMGSNHWLYRCNLCEFDAHPGCARTKPPTPPQTQPIYQQTVQGVPIPQYQCRPWVVPADMPSNMNNPNPNQVVFGAARPNQRSVQQGNGLLSNLLQNTHSDAAQQLGGTLVQSIMGGGGSGGDGGGVGGDFSSSFGN; from the coding sequence ATGGGAAATCCGAATTCTCCTCCTTCAATCCAACATTTCAGCCACCCACATCCCTTGGAGTTACAACTCTCTAATCCCAATCAAGCAACCATGAACGTTATGGTTTCATGCTCAGGTTGCAAGTTTAATGCTTCTGATACTTTCTACATCTGCAAGCCCTGCAACTACATCCTTCATATCTCTTGTTCTAAAATGGCTCAGCACATCACTCATCCTTCTGACCCAAagcacactctctctctcctccctattcCTGCATACCCAGATGGGATTTTCAATTGCAATGCCTGTGGAAGATCAGGAAATGGCTTCTCCTACCATTGCCAAGCCTGCAACATAGACATACACACCCTATGTGCCCTTATGCCATTGTCCATTAATCACCAATTCCACCATCACCCACTCACCCTTACCTTCTCACCTCCCTACCAGTGCAAGAGTTTCTCTTGTGATATATGCCAGCAGATGGGCTCTAACCATTGGCTCTACAGGTGCAATTTATGTGAATTTGATGCTCATCCGGGTTGTGCAAGAACTAAGCCCCCAACACCACCTCAGACTCAGCCGATTTATCAACAAACAGTACAGGGAGTTCCAATTCCCCAGTATCAATGTAGACCTTGGGTTGTGCCTGCCGACATGCCTTCAAACATGAATAACCCAAACCCAAATCAGGTTGTGTTTGGAGCTGCCCGGCCTAATCAGAGAAGTGTGCAGCAGGGTAATGGTCTTTTAAGCAATCTGCTTCAGAATACCCACAGTGATGCAGCTCAGCAGTTAGGTGGGACTTTGGTGCAAAGTATTATGGGTGGAGGTGGGAGTGGCGGCGATGGTGGTGGCGTTGGTGGAGATTTTTCATCAAGTTTTGGTAACTAA